The following are from one region of the Oreochromis aureus strain Israel breed Guangdong linkage group 1, ZZ_aureus, whole genome shotgun sequence genome:
- the LOC116323952 gene encoding paired amphipathic helix protein Sin3a-like → MKRRVEDQEPILAPQQQLLRRPQIQGITENFQHRALAPAPTVIEAPADKMQPSTSIQYSLPQGYQVSAMPQSTSGHGHGHNSTAPHVGPHSHALAVPSQGPAVVQGHVHPPAPMPSTTGQQQFQRLKVEDALSYLDQVKLQFGNQPQVYNDFLDIMKEFKSQSIDTPGVINRVSQLFKGHPDLIMGFNTFLPPGYKIEVQTNDLVNVTTPNQIHYITPHGVSVQNIPASGAPSQPAPSHHQHQSLPQTGSLTTTTQPLIPAQPAPNKTSKPIQSPAHTPTSQPNPSIPSYASPRSPSVQSHTPVSSTPSSGPPIQNNQPVEFNHAINYVNKIKNRFQGQPDIYKAFLEILHTYQKEQRNAKEAGGNYTPALTEQEVYTQVARLFKNQEDLLSEFGQFLPDANSSALLSKTTPDRAESVRNDHGGTVKRHFLNNKQRLSQNGLPIRRPSGVGTTPPVKKKPKITGKDHGMSDVSKHSTSTETMFFEKVKKALRSSEAYDNFLRCLHIFNQEVISRTELVQLVIPFLGKFPELFTWFKNFLGYRESSHGESSHAESLPKERATEGIAMEIDYSSCKKLGSSYRALPKSFQQPKCTGRTPLCREVLNDTWVSFPSWSEDSTFVSSKKTQYEEHIYRCEDERFELDIVLETNLATIRALETVQRRLSRMSAEEQLRFKLDNTMGGSSEVIHRKAIQRIYGDKAQDIIEGLKKNPAVSVPIVLKRLKMKDEEWREAQRGFNKIWREQNEKYYLKSLDHQGINFKQNDTKVLRSKTLLNEIEMLYDERQERASEESATPPPNGPHMTLTYDDSQILEDAASLIIHHVKRQVGIQKEDKYKIKQIIHHFIPDVLFAQRGELSDVEEEEEEEEDTEMDQDGSKKHNGLPGRSPTKSKLLFSNTAAQKLRGTDDAYNLFYVNNYWYVFLRLHHILCSRLLRIYGQAEKQIEEDSREREWEREVLGFKREKNDNPAIQLKMKEPMDVDVEDYYSVFLEMVRNLLDGNMEPAQYEDSLREMFTVHAYVAFTMDKLIQSIVRQLQHLVTDDVSVRVTDLYLSESSNKATGGTLPTQASRATAEAGYQRKAEQLMPDENCFKLMFVKNQASVSLAVELLDTEEENSDEPAEAEKWSDYVGRYLNSDSSSPELREHLAQKPVFLPRNLRRIRKCQRGWEQLQQERMTKGSSDKSQDGSSELKMECMFKLNSYKMVYVCKSEDYMYRHTALTRAHQSHQLVNTRLHRRFHAWLDTWAKEHVTSDMAAESHKWFMGDGQEGLLACTTTCSPEVLHYLNINKYRVKYKTP, encoded by the exons ATGAAGAGGCGTGTGGAGGACCAGGAACCAATACTTGCGCCTCAGCAGCAGCTATTACGCCGGCCTCAAATACAAGGAATTACAGAAAACTTCCAGCACCGGGCCCTTGCCCCGGCCCCTACTGTAATAGAGGCACCTGCAGACAAGATGCAGCCATCGACCAGCATCCAGTACTCTCTTCCCCAGGGCTACCAG GTTTCTGCAATGCCTCAGAGCACAAGTGGACATGGCCATGGACACAACAGTACAGCACCACACGTTGGTCCTCACTCACACGCTCTAGCAGTGCCGTCACAGGGCCCTGCTGTGGTCCAAGGTCATGTTCATCCACCTGCACCCATGCCTTCAACCACAGGACAGCAGCAGTTTCAGCGACTGAAG GTTGAAGATGCTTTGTCTTATTTGGATCAAGTAAAACTGCAGTTTGGGAATCAACCTCAAGTTTATAATGACTTCCTTGATATCATGAAAGAGTTCAAGTCGCAAAg CATAGACACTCCTGGAGTCATCAACCGTGTGTCTCAGCTTTTCAAGGGCCACCCAGACCTCATCATGGGTTTTAATACTTTCTTGCCACCTGGATACAAGATTGAAGTTCAAACCAACGATCTAGTCAATGTGACCACGCCAAATCAGATCCACTACATCACACCACACGGTGTTTCTGTTCAGAACATCCCTGCAAGTGGAGCACCCAGCCAGCCTGCCCCCAGCCACCACCAGCACCAGAGTCTGCCACAGACTGGCTCACTCACTACCACCACCCAACCACTTATCCCTGCCCAGCCTGCTCCAAATAAAACCAGCAAG CCAATTCAGTCTCCAGCCCATACACCCACCAGCCAACCCAATCCATCTATCCCATCTTATGCTTCACCACGCTCGCCTTCAGTTCAGTCCCACACTCCTGTCAGCAGCACACCATCCAGTGGACCGCCTATCCAGAACAACCAACCTGTGGAGTTCAACCATGCTATAAATTATGTCAACAAGATCAAAAACCGCTTCCAGGGTCAGCCAGACATCTACAAAGCTTTCCTGGAAATCCTGCACACATACCAG aagGAACAGCGAAATGCTAAAGAAGCTGGAGGGAACTACACCCCAGCACTGACTGAGCAGGAGGTTTACACTCAAGTTGCAAGACTTTTCAAGAACCAAGAGGACCTGCTCTCAGAGTTCGGACAGTTCCTGCCTGATGCCAACAGCTCAGCG CTGCTGAGCAAAACAACACCAGACAGGGCCGAGTCGGTCCGTAATGATCATGGTGGCACAGTAAAGAGACACTTTTTGAACAACAAACAGAGGCTGAGCCAGAACGGCCTTCCAATCAGGAGACCCTCAGGCGTGGGTACCACACCACCTGTCAAG AAGAAACCTAAAATAACGGGGAAGGACCATGGCATGAGTGACGTGAGCAAACACAGCACCAGCACTGAAACGATGTTCTTCGAGAAG GTGAAGAAGGCTCTTCGAAGCTCTGAGGCATATGACAACTTCCTACGCTGCTTGCACATCTTCAACCAGGAAGTCATTTCACGCACTGAGCTGGTCCAGTTAGTTATCCCATTTCTTGG AAAATTCCCCGAGCTTTTTACATGGTTTAAAAACTTCTTGGGCTACCGAGAGTCCAGTCACGGAGAGTCGAGCCATGCAGAGAGTTTACCCAAGGAGCGTGCTACAGAGGGCATCGCCATGGAAATCGACTACTCCTCCTGCAAGAAGTTGGGGTCCAGCTATAGAGCGCTGCCAAAGAGCTTCCAGCAGCCCAAATGCACAGGAAGAACACCTCTGTGCAGAGAG GTTTTGAATGACACATGGGTGTCATTTCCTTCATGGTCTGAGGACTCGACATTTGTGAGCTCCAAGAAGACTCAATATGAGGAACACATTTACAGATGTGAAGATGAGCGCTTTGAG CTGGATATTGTGTTGGAGACCAACCTTGCCACAATCCGAGCCCTGGAGACAGTGCAACGACGGCTCTCTCGTATGTCAGCAGAGGAGCAGCTGCGCTTCAAGCTGGACAACACAATGGGTGGCTCCTCAGAGGTCATTCACCGCAAAGCCATCCAGCGGATATATGGGGACAAAGCTCAAGACATCATTGAAGGACTCAAGAAGAACCCTGCTGTGTCCGTCCCCATAGTTCTAAAAAG aTTAAAAATGAAGGATGAGGAGTGGAGAGAAGCCCAAAGGGGCTTCAACAAAATCTGGCGGGAGCAGAATGAAAAGTATTACCTGAAGTCACTCGACCATCAAGGCATTAACTTCAAGCAAAATGACACCAAAGTATTACGCTCAAAGACCTTGCTCAATGAAATTGAGATGTTATATGATGAA CGCCAGGAGCGGGCATCAGAGGAATCTGCTACACCGCCACCAAATGGCCCACACATGACTCTGACCTACGACGACAGCCAGATCCTCGAGGATGCTGCTTCCCTCATCATTCACCATGTCAAAAGACAGGTCGGCATCCAGAAAGAAGACAAGTACAAGATCAAACAGATAATCCACCACTTCATCCCCGACGTGCTGTTTGCACAGCGAGGTGAGCTCTCTGacgtggaggaggaggaagaagaggaagaagacacAGAGATGGATCAAGATGGCagcaagaaacacaatggcCTGCCAGGCAGAAGCCCAACCAAGTCCAAGCTCCTGTTCAGCAACACGGCAGCTCAGAAGCTCCGGGGAACCGACGATGCCTACAACTTGTTCTACGTGAACAACTACTGGTATGTCTTCCTTCGCCTTCACCACATCCTCTGTTCTCGTTTGCTGCGAATTTACGGGCAAGCTGAGAAGCAGATCGAAGAGGATTCTCGTGAACGAGAGTGGGAAAGAGAAGTGTTGGGGTTCAAAAGGGAGAAAAACGACAATCCAGCCATCCAGCTGAAGATGAAGGAGCCAA TGGATGTTGATGTGGAGGACTACTACTCAGTATTTTTGGAAATGGTTCGTAATCTTTTGGATGGAAACATGGAGCCGGCTCAGTATGAGGACTCCCTGAGGGAGATGTTTACTGTCCATGCCTACGTTGCCTTCACCATGGATAAACTCATCCAAAGCATTGTCCGGCAG CTCCAGCACCTTGTCACTGATgatgtgtctgtgcgtgtgacGGACCTGTACCTGAGCGAGAGTTCCAATAAAGCCACGGGGGGCACACTGCCCACACAGGCATCGAGGGCCACCGCAGAGGCGGGATACCAGCGCAAAGCAGAGCAGCTTATGCCCGATGAGAACTGCTTCAAG TTGATGTTTGTGAAGAACCAAGCCTCTGTCAGCCTGGCAGTAGAGCTCCTGGATACAGAAGAGGAAAACTCTGATGAGCCTGCAGAGGCAGAA AAGTGGTCAGACTACGTAGGCAGGTACCTGAACTCAGATTCCTCATCCCCAGAGCTGCGTGAGCATCTGGCCCAAAAGCCAGTGTTCCTCCCCAG GAATTTGAGACGGATAAGGAAGTGCCAGAGAGGATGGGAGCAGCTGCAACAGGAGAGAATGACCAAAGGCTCCTCGGACAAGTCGCAGGACGGCAGCAGCGAGCTGAAGATGGAGTGCATGTTCAAGCTGAACTCCTATAAGATGGTTTATGTCTGCAAGTCAGAAGATTATATGTACAGGCACACAGCGCTCACACGGGCTCATCAG TCCCACCAGCTTGTGAACACACGTCTGCACCGACGCTTTCACGCCTGGCTGGATACTTGGGCCAAGGAGCACGTGACCAGTGACATGGCTGCTGAAAGCCACAAGTGGTTCATGGGAGATGGACAAGAAGGCCTGTTGGCCTGCACCACCACTTGCAGCCCTGAGGTGCTCCATTATCTCAACATTAACAAGTACCGGGTGAAGTACAAAACACCGTAA
- the LOC116324004 gene encoding cellular retinoic acid-binding protein 1 produces MQNFTGTWKMKSSENFDELLKALGVNAMLRKVAVAAASKPHVEIRQNGEHFYIKTSTTVRTTEINFCIGEEFNEETVDGRKCKSLATWETENKIYCKQTLLSGNGPKTFWSRELKGDELILIFGADDVICTRIYVRA; encoded by the exons ATGCAGAATTTCACAGGCACCTGGAAAATGAAAAGCAGCGAGAACTTCGATGAGCTTCTCAAAGCTTTGG GTGTAAATGCCATGCTGAGGAAGGTAGCCGTGGCAGCCGCATCCAAGCCCCATGTGGAGATAAGACAGAACGGAGAGCACTTCTACATCAAGACTTCAACCACAGTGCGCACCACGGAGATCAACTTCTGTATTGGCGAGGAGTTTAATGAGGAGACAGTGGATGGCAGAAAGTGTAAG AGTTTGGCCACTTGGGAAACGGAAAACAAGATTTACTGCAAACAGACTCTTCTGAGCGGGAACGGCCCGAAGACCTTCTGGAGCCGAGAACTCAAAGGGGATGAACTCATATTG ATCTTTGGAGCCGATGATGTGATCTGCACACGGATCTACGTACGTGCATAG